In the Callospermophilus lateralis isolate mCalLat2 chromosome 7, mCalLat2.hap1, whole genome shotgun sequence genome, ATATTTGGTTTATTTTAATGTAACTCAACCATCCTAAATTAATACATAGTTTTCCTTCCCACGTGGTTCTCTGTAATTTTTGTTCCTTTTGACTTTTATTTGTTTCAACACAGCTTGTTTCTTCATTTTCACCTCTTTCCATCTGCAAAGTCATCTATCTCTGGGCCCCCAGAACATGTAGTTGAACTCACTCAGCCCCTTGACATCAGTTTCTGTAATCCTTGCATCAGTGTAGGGAGTAACTGCTTGAGTAACTACAAAGGTATTTCAAAACTTCAGTGCAATTTGGTTTAGTTATTTTCATTCAGATGCCATCACCGTTCAGGGAGATTAATCACTGGAACCCACTGATCCATGTAGCGACTTTCTCGGCAGAAACAAATAAGTTGACTTAAGGCAGGATCCTTCCATTGTGATGAATGTGGATTCTAGGAACAAATTTAGAAAAATTAACTTCCCATAAAAATCATCAGCATTTGCTAATAATTACACTACTGGTGAAAGGAAGATACCTGAATATTCTATATTTTGGCTATGTGACATGGAGACAAGTTATAagcacaaataatataaattcTTCTAAGTAGTTGGGTTTCCTataaaacaactaaaaatattatctATCAAACTGTACTCTGCAAAGTCTAAACACATGAAACTCATAATGAGCCACAAATATATGTTTGCATATCTATTCAGTTTTGCATGAGAGGATCATTCACAGGGTTGCCTTCCCATACTTGTACCCTGAGCCTTCAGTGTAACAATTTTGAAAAGTATTTCCATGCTGTGTGTACAATGAGATGAGAGCTGCACACCAGCTAACTGGAATTGCCACCTGTTATCTTCCAAAAGATAATGAGTGGTACTTTTCAGAAGTAGCAAAATAACTGAGGCTGCACTTCCCTAGACCAGTCAAAAAAGAGTAAAATTCAGAAGACAGTCAAGCCAGCACAATTACTTCTAAAAACATCTTGTCTACCCTCCAAAGGCTTTATGAGAGTGGGGAGGTGGGACTGCATTTAAAAATTGCAagattgcaaagaaaaaaaaattccactcgAGCCTCTTAATGTATTTCTAGGGAATTAATAAGGTCAGTCTCCTACACCATTTCTATTTTTAGCTTTGACTGGCAGAGAACGTAGCTGACTTCTTAATGAGGGGTGAGCCAGGAATTTATTTGGCTTTATCTAATCTACCCTGCTAAAGGAATTAGTCACGCGAGGTAGTGCAGATGTAGGTAGGGAGTAGCCCTGCTGACTGCTGACTCACAGGGATCTCTTCCGCTGTTGGCACCAGCCAACGTGCTTAGACTTGTTCTGTACCCGAGAAAATCCTGATGATGAAACTAGTACCTCTCGGCTGAAAGTCCAACACACTTTAGTGGGGCAAAGGCAGCCACGCTCTTAACCCCCACCCATACAGGTCTGCAGCCTATCACTCAGCCCTAGCTCGCTCCCTTTCAGGGTTCTAGCCTCAACTTGGTCGCAGTCTCCTTCTTCCTTACCGTAACCAGCACGCAGTGCAGGTCCGGGGGCTGCGCTGCGCCCTCGCTTGCAGCTGGGCTCCCGTCGGTCTCCAGCAGCAGGAGCTCTGCCAGCCGGCCCGGGTTGCTGACGCGCAGGATGTTAATGTCGTTCTCACAGCAGAACGCCTGGATCAGAGTGAAGTGGATCTGCAGAGCCACATCCCTGTCGTCGTCCTCGTCTGCCGCCAGCAGGCACAGAACCACATTATCCGGGTCGCTGCAGGCAATAGGCAAAGCGGGTAAATGCTGAGGTTCCCCAGACCCGCGTGGGCACCCGCAACCCCCGCCGGATCCCGGGATCACCTCCGGCCTGGGGCTACCAGCCCGGGGCAGGCAGCACGCAGCAAATGCAAATCACAGAGGAGTGCTGCACGGTGAGGGGCGTCCCGGAGGCGACCTCCGCGGGCTGGGGTGGGAAGGGGTCCCAGGAGGGGATAGCTAAGGCTCGCCCCCACTTACACGTTGAGCAGCTTCGCCGCCTCGTACACCCCGACTGTGATGGTACGCTGACTCAGGGCTTTGCTGAGCACTTCCTCCAGGGCATCGCCCACCTTGTCCATCCTATGGGCGAGCAAAAGTAAGGGGACCTGTGAGCCCTCGGGCCATTGCCGACCCCTCCCCCTGCACCAAGACCCTCTCTTCCGAGGGCCAGGGCACTCGGACTTTCTGCAAACCCGGATGCCCCGGCCGCGTCACCCCTCATGACCCCTCTCACGCCCGGAGGCCGGGTGTCCCGTGAGAATCCCCGAGAGTGCCCCGTCACCCTCCCCGGGGGTCATGACCACAGCCTGTCTGCCGCGGAAGCCGCTTCGGACTTCGCAAGGCCCTGGCGGGGTGCTTTCCGGTGACGGGTGATCCTCGAGGATCCCCGAGGGAGCGAGGGCAGGAGGTGCCCTAGACAAACTTTTCCGCTTGCTCCCCTGTAAATCTCCCACAGCCCGGCTGCCCTGAAACGCGCGGGGAGGGCGAGAGGTCTAGGGCCGGAGACGTCAGCAGGCGGACTTACCTTTCGGTCTTTTGCTCTCCAGCCGAGAATTCTTCCAAAGTCATATTGCAACTGCAAGTCCCTCACAGAGAGCGCGGCGTGCGGGCTGCTCCTGCCACCGTGGGCGCGCGGGCGCCAGCTCTCTGCACTCGCTCTCAGGCTTCCTGTGGCGCGCTCCGATCCGACGCAGTCCAACCGCCCCTCGCCCTCCCGGGCTCCTCCAGCAGCGCCCGCCGCTGCCGCGCCGTGCTCCCTTCCCGCCCCGCTTGCTGGCTTGCCCCGTCGCTTGCGGGCCCTAGCCTAGAAGAGTACCACGACGCTACTACCGCAGCTGCCTCACAGCCACTGGAGGACAAAGGCCCTGGCTCTCCGGAGTTATCCTGCCAATCCTCAACCAATCACGTCCAGTCTCATTTGCATGCGGTGCGGTCATTGGTCCATGCAAATTAGACTGCTTCGGCAATTTGACCCCTGTTCTTGGAGCCCCTCTGAGAGGAGCGGAAAAAGGCGGAGCTAAGCGAGAGGCGATCCGAGGGGACGCGGGCGGTGCAGAAACCGGGAAGGCGGGGTCCAGAGCTGATTCTCTTATCCGGTTGGTGGGGGGCCATCTGGAGTGAGGAACGTTGCGATGGCGGAAGGTGACTTCAGTTTCGGCTGCAGCAGCCTGCCGATTGTTTTTCTAGTTGGtgcacatttaaaaattattgtttcaTATCTTTTGTTTTAAGAGGTTGTTATTAAAATCTATTCCCAGGGTTAATGCACCCAAGTCTAGTAATTATTAGTAAGCaggttacattaaaaaaaaaaaaaagtatatccagacCTCCTGGGCAAAGGTTAGTTACCTCAGAAATTTTGTTTATATAAGTCTAGGCAAAGCTGcttattagtagtagtattatTTCGGTGCCCTGATGGCTGGTTtgatttatttttggaaagttgcaAGGGTTGGAagctcaaaaaagaaaaaccaacacgtTTGTGTTTTGTGATGGCAGGGAACCAAGTTGGAATCTTTTCTGCAGAAAGCAAAAAGGCTTCCCATCAGCAGTGTGTAGCTTTGGGAATCCCTGACCTAGCTTGTGTATCTGTGGGGAGCTGATGACCACctgtgagaatctcagcctgacAACCCAATTTCACCTTTCTCAAAGTGCCTTTCCCACAGAAGGGTCCTTTGCATGCATAATAGCAGAGAGACAAATATCTGACACCCACACAACCAGCCACAATCTAAATTCAAAATGCTCTAGATATGCCCTGAGCTTTTTTTCATAAGACAAGTGAATATGCCACTATCTTCCACAGAGTCTGTGATCTCActgtgaattattgatgtcagatGCTGAATCATGAAGCTGTGGCTATAGGACATTTTAGTCATATGCTAAAATTTCACCTTTGAGATAATGGCAACTTGTAGGTGGAAAGCAGACCTTTATAACTGCAAGCAGGAGTTACATGTTTCTTAAAAACAAACTTTAATGTAAAGATTTCACTGAATAGTTCAAAACTCCCTtcctttgttttatgactttatgCAATACATGCAAAAACATTTCATAAACCTACTGGAGTCACTCAAGTGGTGAAAATGCCTCCGATATGCTTGCATTCAAAACAGTGCTTACGTTATAAGGGTCTCTGCACTGCTACAGGTCACAGAGTAAATTTTGCAAATGTAAATGGGAATTTTGTGACCCTATGTTTTTATCATTCTAGAcaagatattctccagctcctttGATTTTATTTAGTATAAATGAAAAGTAATAGATTGGTTTTCTGGTTCACTTATTTTAGCTGCCACTTTGCACAATTTCTAAAAAGGAACAATATTTAAGTAAAGGAATGGTCATCATCAATGCATAAGTCACCCATGGGTGCTGTGTATTTTGTATCCATGCCTTAAATCCTTATATGAGATGTCTTTGTTAAAGAGCTCCTCAACATTGGGACATAGTTTAGTGATGGAATGTTTTCCTAGCATCTGTTGAGTTCCTGGGTTCAACTGTCAGCattgcaaaacaaaaaacaaaacaacaaaaaatcttcAACATGGAAATTTAGGTAGGTATTGAAGCATTTTCAGTTTTGCAGACAAAACCTGAATTACACAATCTGGCCTGAGTCAACATCTGGAGATTATTGAAATGTGTTCTATGGAACTCCAAGGGTCTATCCACTACCCATTTCTTAGAGGTTCTTCAGAAGGAAGTATGACTGCAAGATGACATGAgtgagtttcttttcttttcttgcttcccccgcccccccccagtactgggagttggacccaggggcactctactataGAGTTACgccctagcccttttaatttattatactttattttttaaaattatgattaattgattaatttatttggtggtactgggattgaacccaggggaactttacccctaagctacacccctagcccctAGCCCCCAATTTTTTGAGATagtttctcactaagttgcccaggctggcctcaaacttatgatccaccTCTCAGActccaaagtcactgggattataggcatgtaacaCCACAGCAGGCTCATGTGAGTCTCTTGACAGCAAGGACTGACTTATCAGTTGGGTGTCCTTAGCAACTAGCACATTTCCTGCATTTAGCaaagacccatttgtttattgggttgaaTAGAATCTGAGAGTTGAGAGATCTCAGAATACTACAGCCCTGTGAATTGAGTGAATTCTTATATTCCACCTTAAACATTAGttcaaaaatactttttaatgtcCTATTATATACCAAGAACTGTACAATTCCTGTTTTTTGCCTATAAAGAGCTTAGAATCTAATTTGTATGGACATGCTTGAACTGAATTTTGGGACAAAGTAGGATCCACTGTCATCAGCTAGCTATGCTGAAAGTCCCATGACTTTAGTCATCTGAATGGAAGCTGTGGGACAGTAGAACTCATGTATTGTTTACaccaattcaaatgaaaatacagtCCTAACAGTGCCCCCAAAGTCACTATATGCAGTAAAAATGTGTGATAAAATGGCAGAAATATAATTTTAGCCTCTGCATGCTATATTTTGCCACATGGGGAAAGTTATTTGTTCAAGTGTTGTGGAGTTTTCTCTGTGAGATAATCTTAGTCTCccagtattcaaaaatattcatttgtcaTACTTGTGACTCAGATATGTTATATTATTTTACCTCACTGATATTTAAGATTATCTCACAGAATATTTCATCTGTAATTCTCCCAAGTTGGCCTAATGGCTGGAAGTAGGAACTGCATTTAGCTACACAAATTGCAGTTATATATTAGAGTGGTCAtagattatttattttgtaaatgtTATTAGTCCTGGGAGGAGTTGGTGTTTAGTGGTGAATCAGAAATTTCTCTAAATCAGTATAATAGCTAGATAGGTAGATAAATAGAGCTTTATAATCAGTATAACTCCAATAAGTCATTTTAAAAACTATTCCAGGTAGCTCCAGGTGCTACAAGTACACAGGCCTATAGTGACATTGTACTTAGTACTTATAAGAATGCTAAATGGCTATATTTGGAACTCATATGGAAATATGTACTTCATATGGGAACTGTTAAATCTGTGGGTGTGGTGCCGTAGGCCTCTCAGGAGTCTGAAGCAcaagcatcacaagttcaaggccagcctcagcaacttagtgagaccctgtctcaaaataaaataaaaagggcttgggatgtggctaagtggtagggtgctcctgagttcaatccccagtgcccctcAATACACACACCAAAACAACTTATTTTAGCACTGCTACCTACttttcatattaaaaatatttttgtatgttCTTCACTCTTGTCGTATATACATTTCTACTACTGGTTCTATAATAGAGAATTaatgtttctttttctcaaagAGTACTGAATTCTTTAACatcaaaataaatgtttgttataTCAGTATTAGATCATTTTTCACATTAAAGGATAAGATCAAGTGGAGTGTGATGGCACATCTGTAAACACTACTAGTATTAGGGagattgaggcaagagaattAAAAGTTTCAGGCCAGCATGGGAAATATAGTGAGATCACGTAGcagaacaaaatagaaaaaaggactggggagatAGCTCAGCGTAGAATGCTTCAGCAAAGGAcaggccctggatttaatcccctgtACCATGGCGGGGGCGGGGGCAGAGGGGAGGAGAAAGATAAGATCACTAGAATAGTTTTTTGATTTTTTgcaattctgagggttgaatccaggacctcaccTATGctgaagtattctaccactgagatacatctccagcccttttctatgttattttgaaatgggtctcactaaattgcttaggctggcctcgaacttgtgatcctcctgcctcagcttcccgagttgttgggattacagttgtgtgccactaCCTCTGACTGACAGGTGGATTTACTACCTTTCTAGAATTATATTTCATTGATAAATCATAAGGTTGCTGATTTCTTGATATTGTTGTTTTGTCTATTTGTTTGTATTGATCTGGTGATGTGATTTTCTCAAAGCAGGCCTGTGAATGACTCTCAGTGTTACCCAAAGAGGATTATTCAAACAATATTACTGCCACTCCCAAAAAATGTGCCCTTTTTTTTAGGGTCAATACTTCCCTTTGAATTTAACATGAAGGTTTAGGTTCTTGGACCTTCACTGTCTTAGGCAAAATTCTAatatgaccttgatgatctccagTGCCTGCTATTACACTCTGCATAATCCACCCCGCCTTCTCTTGCTTTCACAACAGAATGTGGCAATGGTGCTGGGCTACCCATGATCATATTGCATTTCGTTGCAAAGGTGAAAGGACTTTATAGGTGTGATTAGGGTCCCTAATCAGTTGACTCTCATTTAAAGAAAGGGACATTATTCTAGACAGGCCTGACTTTCTACAGGTGAGGCCTTCAGAAAAGAACTAGTCTTTCTCTGAAGAGACTGGATCCATTTCTCCACTGTTAGTTTGAAAGAAGTAAATACAGCTTGTGCAAGGAAATGAATTTTTCTGACAACTCAAAGAAACTCAGGAACAGATCCTTCCCTAGTCAAGCCTTTAGATGGTAATGCAGCCTGGCCAATATGGGTTTTTAGCCTTCTGAGATCCCTAGAAGAGAATCCAGCTAAGCCATGCCCAGATTTCTGAAGAACAGAAATTGTGAGATAACAAATACATGTTATTTTAAGCTACTACATTATGGCAAGTTGTCACCTACTGTTAAAAACTAATATAATACCCCTAGTGCCATCTTTTTGTGTGTGAAATCTTTACCGtaaggaaattctctttgactatTAAGAGTCGCTGGTAGTGGACTCATGGTGTCATTTGGAACTTTGGGTCAGTATCTTGTGCTGCCACCAGGCATTTGCATTTCACCAGCCACACATGGCCCAGCCAGTGGTGGTGTTAGATGAGGAGGATTTCTTTAAGAGTTCTTTATCCTGTCTCACCATCTCCCAGCTGGCTTCCATCACAGGAGGAATGTTCTGAAAGTCTTTGCTGCATAGATTAATTACTGGTGAGAAAAGCAGGTGGTTTGAGTTGGTATTCAGCCATTGGTTTTGTTCCTGTACCTTGCCTTGACTAGGTTTCTGAGTTTACGATCTTTGAAATAGAGGTAGTGATTGTAGGTGATTCTACTTACTCATcaatttccttgcaaagttttcttttcctttttttttttttttttggtggtactggggattgaacccaggggtgctctaccactgaactactacacattcagtcctttttattttgagacaggatctcatgaagttgcccaggctggcctcaaacctgtgatcctcctgtctcaacctgcttagtagctgggattataggcacatacCACTGTGCCCTGCTTTTGCAGAGTTT is a window encoding:
- the Gadd45a gene encoding growth arrest and DNA damage-inducible protein GADD45 alpha, with translation MTLEEFSAGEQKTERMDKVGDALEEVLSKALSQRTITVGVYEAAKLLNVDPDNVVLCLLAADEDDDRDVALQIHFTLIQAFCCENDINILRVSNPGRLAELLLLETDGSPAASEGAAQPPDLHCVLVTNPHSSQWKDPALSQLICFCRESRYMDQWVPVINLPER